One Bosea sp. 685 DNA segment encodes these proteins:
- a CDS encoding ABC transporter ATP-binding protein, whose product MSKLTLQALCKRYNEATAVERVDLTVAQGELVALLGPSGCGKTTTLRMVAGFVQPTSGKVIIGQENVTHAPPYARDTGMVFQSYALFPHMSVAQNVSFGLEMRKVGRAERDERVAEALRMVRLDKLAERLPRELSGGQQQRVALARALAVKPAVFLLDEPLSNLDAKLRAEVRIEIRTLQQRLGLTTLIVTHDQEEALTMADRLVVMERGSVRQIGTAEDLYERPADAFVASFVGRCNIVDGEVAGPDQFRTDAGILLPCRATDTARGTSVFALRPERVAITPGGSDGIQARVSAVTYLGAHTEYHFDLGGLSLLAVKATPSDADPLRRLRHGDQVALSWDRDAARTLPSQAETSTGAEP is encoded by the coding sequence ATGAGCAAGCTGACACTTCAGGCCCTCTGCAAGCGCTACAACGAAGCCACCGCCGTCGAGCGCGTCGATCTCACCGTCGCCCAAGGCGAGCTGGTCGCGCTGCTTGGACCCTCGGGCTGCGGCAAGACTACGACGCTGCGCATGGTAGCTGGCTTCGTGCAGCCGACCTCCGGCAAGGTCATCATTGGCCAGGAGAACGTCACTCACGCTCCGCCCTATGCGCGCGATACAGGCATGGTGTTCCAGTCCTACGCCCTGTTCCCGCATATGAGCGTGGCGCAGAACGTTTCCTTCGGCCTGGAAATGCGCAAGGTCGGCCGTGCCGAACGCGACGAGCGCGTCGCCGAGGCGCTGCGCATGGTGCGGCTCGACAAGCTGGCCGAGCGTCTGCCGCGCGAACTCTCCGGCGGCCAGCAGCAGCGTGTCGCGCTCGCCCGCGCCTTGGCGGTGAAGCCAGCTGTCTTCCTGCTCGACGAACCGCTCTCCAATCTCGACGCCAAGCTGCGCGCCGAAGTGCGCATCGAAATCCGCACGCTGCAGCAGCGGCTCGGCCTCACCACGCTGATCGTGACGCACGATCAGGAGGAGGCGCTGACCATGGCCGACCGCCTCGTCGTCATGGAGCGCGGCAGCGTGCGCCAGATCGGTACGGCCGAAGATCTTTACGAGCGCCCAGCCGATGCGTTCGTCGCGAGCTTCGTCGGTCGCTGCAACATCGTCGACGGCGAGGTCGCAGGCCCGGATCAGTTCCGCACCGACGCAGGCATTCTGCTGCCCTGCCGGGCAACCGATACGGCGCGAGGTACTTCCGTCTTCGCGCTCCGCCCGGAGCGGGTCGCCATCACACCTGGCGGATCTGATGGCATCCAGGCCCGCGTCTCGGCCGTCACCTATCTCGGAGCCCACACCGAATATCACTTCGATCTCGGCGGCTTATCGCTGCTCGCCGTCAAGGCAACCCCGAGCGATGCCGACCCGCTTCGCCGGCTTCGCCACGGCGATCAGGTCGCGCTCTCCTGGGATCGCGACGCCGCACGCACCCTGCCTTCCCAAGCCGAAACCTCAACCGGAGCCGAACCATGA
- a CDS encoding ABC transporter permease codes for MSAVADWPRRFGRIAFRAAVVAAYALIFAPVLLVVVTSLFPEEIVSFPPHGLSLRWYVNAWDKREFARGFVTSIKVALIATAIGVPLGTAAALALVRSNLRGKTAINSLLLGPLAMPGVVAGAALYMFYLRIENWADQDVIATLGGLVAAHVLLTIPWTVRLVTASLQGVDRAPEEAAANLGARPWTVFYRVTLPSLRAGIVAAAVFSFIASFENLEITLLLVGPGLTTLPVAMLNYLEFRMDPTLAAVATVQMLLIGALMLITDRFVKLSRVL; via the coding sequence ATGAGTGCCGTGGCGGACTGGCCCCGCAGATTCGGGCGTATCGCATTCCGAGCTGCGGTGGTTGCCGCCTATGCACTGATTTTCGCTCCGGTCCTGCTCGTCGTCGTCACCAGCCTGTTCCCGGAAGAGATCGTCAGCTTCCCGCCCCATGGCCTCTCGCTGCGCTGGTATGTGAACGCCTGGGACAAGCGTGAATTCGCCCGCGGCTTCGTGACCAGCATCAAGGTCGCCTTGATCGCGACCGCCATCGGGGTGCCGCTCGGCACGGCAGCAGCCCTGGCGCTGGTGCGCTCCAACCTGCGGGGCAAGACCGCCATCAACAGCCTGTTGCTCGGCCCTCTCGCCATGCCGGGCGTGGTCGCCGGCGCCGCCCTCTATATGTTCTATCTGCGGATAGAGAACTGGGCCGACCAGGACGTCATCGCGACGCTGGGAGGATTGGTCGCCGCCCATGTGCTGCTCACAATTCCGTGGACCGTCCGCCTCGTAACCGCAAGCCTCCAGGGCGTCGATCGCGCGCCGGAAGAGGCCGCAGCCAATCTCGGCGCCAGGCCCTGGACGGTATTCTACCGTGTGACGTTGCCAAGCCTGCGCGCTGGCATCGTCGCGGCGGCCGTCTTCTCGTTCATCGCCAGCTTCGAGAACCTGGAGATCACGCTGCTGCTCGTCGGGCCCGGGCTCACCACGTTGCCGGTCGCGATGCTCAACTATCTCGAATTCCGCATGGACCCGACGCTTGCCGCCGTCGCGACCGTCCAGATGCTGCTGATTGGCGCGCTCATGCTGATCACCGATCGCTTCGTCAAATTGTCCCGTGTGCTGTGA
- a CDS encoding extracellular solute-binding protein, protein MTISRRSALSGGIAALASFGVEPLRAQSSQAIIGTWGGDYAELLRMMIDDPILKPQGIDVLQDVANADPRKTKLIAERQNRRGAMDVACLSDTDMYTIAQQGVFEELPADKFKNLPSILPSLRKPYSIPHIYSFRVILYNPNRVSTPPQSYADLWDPKWRGRVGLSDILYMANTESAALAGGGGVSDYEPAKKKLLEWRSLDVKVYPSNEALASALKSEEVWLTVMWMARGVMWQKAGIPLKHVVPSEGTTPTVFEAAVPKNARNKENAWRYLDTMLDPQAQIGFAERMGFAPTVTTAKLPPELEARVSLPEADRAKLLKPDYGYLMRSQPQVLDFWNKQFKV, encoded by the coding sequence ATGACGATCTCTCGCCGGTCAGCCTTGTCAGGCGGCATCGCCGCGCTTGCCTCGTTCGGTGTGGAACCGCTTCGCGCGCAATCCTCGCAAGCCATCATCGGCACCTGGGGCGGCGATTACGCCGAGCTTCTGCGCATGATGATCGACGATCCGATCCTCAAGCCGCAGGGCATCGATGTGTTGCAGGATGTCGCCAACGCTGATCCGCGCAAGACCAAGCTGATCGCTGAACGCCAGAATCGGCGCGGTGCCATGGACGTGGCCTGCCTGTCGGACACCGACATGTACACCATCGCCCAGCAAGGCGTTTTCGAGGAATTGCCGGCCGACAAGTTCAAGAACCTGCCGTCAATCCTGCCGAGCCTGCGCAAACCCTATTCGATCCCGCACATCTATTCTTTCCGGGTGATCCTCTACAATCCGAACCGGGTGTCCACACCGCCGCAATCTTATGCGGATCTCTGGGATCCGAAATGGCGCGGGCGGGTCGGCCTCTCCGACATTCTCTACATGGCCAATACGGAATCGGCGGCGCTCGCCGGCGGTGGAGGTGTCAGCGACTATGAGCCGGCGAAGAAGAAGCTCTTGGAATGGCGCTCGCTCGACGTGAAGGTCTATCCGTCCAACGAGGCGCTGGCCTCAGCGCTGAAATCGGAGGAAGTCTGGCTCACCGTCATGTGGATGGCGCGTGGCGTCATGTGGCAGAAGGCCGGCATTCCTCTGAAGCATGTTGTTCCATCGGAGGGCACGACCCCGACTGTGTTCGAGGCGGCCGTGCCGAAGAATGCGCGCAACAAGGAGAATGCCTGGCGCTATCTCGACACCATGCTGGACCCGCAGGCGCAGATCGGTTTCGCCGAGCGCATGGGTTTTGCACCAACCGTGACGACCGCCAAACTGCCGCCGGAGCTAGAGGCGCGCGTGAGCCTGCCGGAGGCCGATCGCGCCAAGCTGCTGAAGCCGGATTACGGCTATCTCATGCGCAGCCAGCCTCAGGTGCTCGATTTCTGGAACAAGCAGTTCAAGGTCTGA